The following coding sequences are from one Halobacteriovorax sp. JY17 window:
- a CDS encoding ABC-2 family transporter protein, translating into MIGPSLVFFFIKYNLWSSIYNGTQDLIIQGYSFSQMINYHAWSLVVSLIAGGYASHNLAEDIRMGRISTYLIYPFNFWEFHTASFISFQFLQTFISGITILSIFLLGIFESITLVTLFNGYIFCFLVSLMWFTLQYMTGILSFWLEETWILRVLLQIMSAFLSGAILPLELYPAWAVKILNYTPFPYLSYYPIKIFQGKLPLLTTAPLIIIGWTILFALINKLIWKRGMKLYTAAGM; encoded by the coding sequence GTGATTGGCCCCTCACTAGTATTCTTCTTTATAAAGTATAATCTCTGGTCTTCTATTTATAATGGGACTCAAGATCTAATCATACAAGGCTACTCTTTTTCTCAAATGATTAACTATCACGCCTGGAGTTTAGTGGTTTCTCTCATTGCAGGAGGATACGCCTCCCATAACCTTGCAGAAGATATACGAATGGGAAGAATTTCTACTTACTTAATTTATCCATTTAATTTTTGGGAATTTCATACGGCTTCATTTATTTCATTTCAATTCTTACAGACTTTTATTTCAGGAATAACGATTCTCTCAATATTCTTACTAGGAATTTTTGAAAGTATTACCCTAGTAACTTTATTCAATGGCTACATCTTTTGCTTTCTTGTTAGCCTTATGTGGTTCACCCTTCAATATATGACGGGAATTCTCTCATTTTGGCTTGAGGAAACTTGGATACTCAGAGTACTCCTTCAAATTATGTCTGCATTTCTCTCTGGAGCTATTCTCCCACTAGAACTTTATCCTGCATGGGCAGTGAAAATTTTAAATTACACTCCATTTCCTTATCTGAGCTACTACCCGATTAAGATCTTTCAAGGAAAACTTCCTCTTCTAACGACGGCTCCACTTATTATCATTGGCTGGACAATACTCTTTGCTCTTATTAATAAGTTGATTTGGAAAAGAGGAATGAAACTCTATACTGCGGCGGGAATGTGA
- a CDS encoding ABC-2 family transporter protein, with the protein MSFRLNFFLLILMDIFFYFSSLMTVSFIFDHVQTIGPWNKDQLMFFISFMLCIDHLHMTLISESFWVLSRDIKSGNMDFTILKPISSIFTCFFRHIRTSSICNTAVVWACLIYFGRRVELDLISWISLPALVLLGFTLLAILEFIISTSMFWMTEGMGINFLRMQFQNLSRWPNFIYSSLSRKVFTIAVPILLIGSAPVHFLFDHSAWDYLIYLIIAIIISFGVLQFIWKKAINQYESASS; encoded by the coding sequence ATGAGTTTTAGATTAAATTTCTTTCTACTTATATTGATGGATATTTTCTTCTACTTCTCAAGCCTAATGACAGTCAGCTTCATCTTTGATCATGTTCAAACTATTGGCCCATGGAATAAAGACCAACTCATGTTCTTCATTTCATTTATGTTGTGTATTGATCACCTTCACATGACTCTAATTAGTGAAAGTTTTTGGGTTCTATCTAGAGATATAAAATCAGGAAATATGGACTTTACTATTTTAAAGCCTATCAGCTCTATCTTCACCTGCTTCTTTAGACATATAAGAACATCGAGTATTTGTAATACTGCTGTCGTCTGGGCCTGTCTCATCTACTTCGGAAGAAGAGTTGAGCTAGATCTCATCTCTTGGATCTCACTACCCGCACTTGTCTTATTAGGCTTTACCTTACTTGCAATTCTAGAATTCATAATTTCAACAAGTATGTTTTGGATGACAGAAGGCATGGGTATTAATTTTCTACGAATGCAATTTCAAAATTTAAGTCGGTGGCCTAACTTTATTTACTCTTCACTCTCACGAAAAGTTTTCACAATCGCAGTGCCAATACTTTTGATTGGCTCAGCTCCCGTACACTTTCTCTTTGATCACTCCGCATGGGATTATTTAATCTATCTCATCATAGCGATCATAATTAGTTTCGGAGTCTTACAATTTATTTGGAAAAAGGCAATTAATCAATATGAGTCAGCTTCAAGCTAG
- a CDS encoding YbaK/EbsC family protein, with protein MTVPKKLTAYVDSKKVKYSHILHPAAYTAEDVAHSIHCPKHQLAKVIAIHADDREYLAILPASDKLDIAHLEMELGAKHVTLFSETELKTAFNDCEIGTTPIFGHLYGMDIIASTSLLEDSEIYFNAGTHTDAMKCSLEDFIRIERPVFANISKLHKDNFVCKDLDY; from the coding sequence ATGACAGTACCAAAGAAACTTACAGCATACGTAGACTCCAAGAAAGTGAAGTATTCACACATACTACACCCCGCAGCATACACAGCAGAAGATGTTGCTCACTCCATCCATTGTCCCAAACATCAACTTGCAAAAGTTATCGCTATTCATGCTGATGACAGAGAATACCTTGCGATACTCCCGGCCAGTGACAAGTTAGATATAGCACATCTTGAAATGGAACTAGGAGCAAAGCATGTCACCTTATTTTCAGAGACAGAATTAAAGACAGCATTCAATGACTGCGAAATAGGAACAACTCCTATCTTTGGTCATCTCTATGGAATGGATATTATAGCTTCGACGAGCCTACTAGAAGATTCGGAAATCTACTTCAATGCTGGCACACATACTGATGCAATGAAATGTTCGCTAGAGGATTTTATCAGAATTGAAAGACCCGTGTTCGCAAATATATCTAAGCTGCACAAGGACAACTTTGTCTGTAAAGACCTAGATTACTAG
- the truA gene encoding tRNA pseudouridine(38-40) synthase TruA — protein sequence MKYFYNIELFYDGQNYFGWQKQKEFNTIQGTLEKSLKEITTSKKIRTMGSSRTDTGVHSRANICFVQIEEDFKPIDLLEGLNRTLPNDIRVKRCERTYNHFKVIYFASKKEYVYIFKNEKKDLESPYFHNIQEKLDLEKMQEAAKLFVGTHDFTNFCFKAAKNSEKVREIYRCEIVEDQRIIQENDCAHSFALIIEGSGFLKQMVRIIMGTLINIGLGKTSTEDILESLQTTEFRKTGFISPGSGLYLNRIDFIRDPFKGLKSKKKKNEEIQ from the coding sequence ATGAAATACTTCTATAATATTGAACTCTTTTACGATGGCCAAAACTACTTTGGCTGGCAAAAACAAAAAGAGTTCAATACCATTCAAGGGACTCTTGAAAAATCCCTTAAAGAAATTACAACTTCAAAGAAAATTAGAACTATGGGTTCTAGTAGGACAGATACGGGAGTTCATTCTAGAGCAAATATTTGCTTTGTCCAAATAGAAGAAGACTTCAAACCTATTGATCTACTCGAAGGGCTCAATAGAACTCTCCCCAATGATATAAGAGTGAAGCGTTGTGAAAGAACTTATAATCACTTCAAGGTCATCTACTTTGCGAGTAAGAAAGAATACGTCTATATTTTTAAAAATGAAAAAAAAGATTTAGAGTCTCCCTACTTTCATAATATTCAAGAGAAATTAGACTTAGAAAAAATGCAGGAAGCCGCAAAGTTATTTGTCGGTACTCACGACTTCACAAACTTCTGTTTTAAGGCCGCAAAGAATTCAGAGAAAGTAAGAGAAATATATCGCTGTGAAATTGTAGAGGACCAAAGAATTATACAAGAGAATGACTGTGCTCATTCTTTTGCCTTAATCATCGAAGGAAGTGGGTTTCTAAAACAGATGGTTCGAATAATCATGGGAACTCTTATCAATATTGGTCTTGGAAAAACTAGTACAGAAGATATTCTTGAGTCTCTTCAAACGACAGAGTTTAGAAAGACAGGATTTATTAGTCCAGGCTCAGGACTCTACTTAAATAGAATAGACTTTATACGTGACCCCTTTAAAGGGCTTAAGTCAAAGAAGAAGAAAAATGAAGAGATTCAATAA
- a CDS encoding methyltransferase domain-containing protein yields MKRFNKFINNLFFLKNAPEVFARTYMDINKSKSYKSYCQELHGVDFSCWNTLSVNQREFLEEELQRMKPSTLLDIGSGNGELTKYLSSKFQLTATGIDFSICPEKTKSAQFIRGKFLEHSFSSKYSTIILIDSFYMINNYKKYFKKLLSLLDSHGKIIIIFTLTMEEFENSKVLKAIKSLHLEYSLTDFTKDDFNFWKSSKDLLEKYNDLFVDEGYFNLWNIKNKEADKNIQLHDTCNTSRLALIIKRG; encoded by the coding sequence ATGAAGAGATTCAATAAATTCATTAATAATTTATTTTTTTTAAAGAATGCTCCAGAAGTTTTTGCAAGAACTTACATGGACATTAATAAGTCAAAATCTTATAAATCCTACTGCCAAGAACTCCACGGCGTAGACTTCTCCTGCTGGAATACTCTGAGTGTAAATCAGAGAGAATTCCTAGAAGAAGAACTTCAAAGAATGAAGCCTTCCACTCTCTTAGATATTGGTAGTGGTAATGGGGAGTTGACGAAGTACTTAAGCTCTAAGTTTCAACTAACTGCAACGGGTATTGATTTCTCAATATGCCCAGAGAAAACAAAGTCGGCCCAATTTATAAGAGGAAAATTTCTAGAACACTCTTTTTCTTCCAAATATTCTACTATTATACTCATTGATTCATTCTATATGATTAATAATTACAAGAAGTACTTTAAGAAGCTACTTAGTCTCCTCGATTCTCATGGAAAAATTATCATCATCTTCACATTAACCATGGAAGAATTTGAGAATTCAAAAGTTTTAAAAGCAATAAAAAGTCTACATTTAGAATACTCTCTTACAGATTTTACGAAAGATGACTTCAACTTTTGGAAGTCCTCTAAAGATCTCTTAGAAAAATATAATGACTTATTTGTAGATGAAGGTTATTTCAATCTCTGGAATATAAAAAACAAAGAAGCCGACAAAAACATTCAACTACATGATACTTGTAATACTAGTCGCTTAGCTCTTATTATTAAGAGAGGCTAA